A stretch of Microbacterium sp. LWH3-1.2 DNA encodes these proteins:
- a CDS encoding VOC family protein, producing the protein MTNIALAYSPITVDDVDAAIPFYRDGLGLEVVNDVAYDGHRWVSFGFPGQPGLSLVVSDPTAGRSPEDGDALQRLVVKGSGPGPYVFTTSDLDATFEKLREFGAEVLQEPKEQGWGPRDAAFRDPAGNHIRINQV; encoded by the coding sequence ATGACGAACATCGCCCTGGCGTACAGCCCCATCACCGTCGACGACGTCGACGCCGCCATCCCCTTCTACCGCGACGGACTCGGCCTCGAGGTCGTGAACGACGTCGCGTACGACGGACACCGCTGGGTGAGCTTCGGCTTCCCCGGCCAGCCCGGCCTCTCGCTCGTCGTGTCGGACCCGACCGCGGGCCGCTCGCCGGAGGACGGAGACGCGCTGCAGCGCCTGGTGGTCAAGGGATCCGGCCCCGGACCCTATGTCTTCACCACCTCCGATCTCGACGCCACGTTCGAGAAGCTGCGCGAGTTCGGCGCCGAGGTGCTCCAGGAGCCCAAGGAGCAGGGCTGGGGTCCGCGCGACGCCGCCTTCCGTGACCCGGCGGGCAACCACATCCGCATCAACCAGGTCTGA
- a CDS encoding helix-turn-helix transcriptional regulator — protein MDRDYAQPLDVPTMATKALMSPAHFSREFKAAYGETPYAYLMTRRIERAMALLREGMSVTDACTAVGATSLGSFSSTFTEIVGETPSSYRSRPHDAAEAMPLCVAKILTRPTRYA, from the coding sequence ATGGACCGCGACTACGCGCAGCCGCTCGACGTGCCCACGATGGCGACGAAGGCCCTCATGTCGCCCGCGCACTTCTCGCGAGAGTTCAAGGCCGCGTACGGCGAGACGCCGTACGCGTATCTGATGACCCGCCGCATCGAGCGCGCCATGGCGTTGCTGCGGGAGGGCATGTCGGTGACGGATGCCTGCACCGCGGTCGGCGCGACCTCCCTGGGGTCGTTCAGCTCGACGTTCACGGAGATCGTCGGCGAGACCCCCAGCTCGTACCGTTCGCGCCCACACGACGCTGCCGAGGCGATGCCGCTGTGCGTCGCGAAGATCCTCACGCGCCCGACGCGCTACGCCTGA
- a CDS encoding protein kinase domain-containing protein — translation MTDLLASGELSTGELLDERYLLRERIGEGGMARVYRADDTHLQRSVAVKVFREPTDGIGSVERALSETTLLASLSHHSLVTVFDARVGTDEVSYLVMEHVDGITLRDLIARGPVDPRVVASIAIDIAEGLHVAHDHGVVHRDIKPSNVLLWSSPRPGWEWRAKLADFGIAYLMDSARARVTTPGVIVGTMAYVAPEQARGVAPAPPADVYAFGLLLIEALTGERPFGEAEGIGTVMARLASPPEIPESLHPSWQGLLRGMTAIRPDDRPTALEVVTAASRLAAMENTIAREKADPSTAPVATPVATPVTAPTQVFSPALPTPVPQGERAALRRDARRATLAEGASASTDPEAPFAPWEPDERVRPSRRALMIGLVVAAFLAVGLALATLWLSNVSAAEPDPAPTPLVVEEQDSPAPSDEAPAEEAPAVTVPAERAPSDDAPPADTGTGGSENSGPGNNNGNGNGPGGNSGNSGKGNGNR, via the coding sequence GTGACTGACCTGCTCGCGTCGGGAGAGCTCTCCACCGGCGAGCTCCTCGATGAGCGATACCTGCTGCGCGAACGCATCGGCGAGGGCGGCATGGCACGCGTGTACCGCGCTGACGACACCCACCTGCAGCGGTCGGTCGCCGTGAAGGTGTTCCGTGAGCCGACGGACGGCATCGGCTCCGTCGAACGCGCGCTGTCGGAGACGACACTTCTCGCGTCTCTCAGTCATCACTCTCTGGTCACGGTGTTCGATGCCCGGGTCGGCACGGATGAGGTCAGCTACCTGGTGATGGAGCACGTCGACGGCATCACCCTGCGCGACCTGATCGCGCGCGGGCCGGTCGACCCGCGAGTCGTCGCGTCGATCGCGATCGACATCGCCGAAGGGCTGCACGTCGCGCACGACCACGGGGTCGTCCACCGTGACATCAAGCCCTCGAACGTCCTGCTGTGGTCCTCGCCTCGGCCCGGCTGGGAGTGGCGCGCGAAGCTGGCGGACTTCGGCATCGCGTACCTCATGGACTCCGCCCGCGCCCGCGTGACGACGCCGGGTGTCATCGTCGGCACCATGGCGTACGTTGCGCCCGAGCAGGCGCGCGGCGTCGCCCCGGCACCGCCGGCGGACGTCTACGCCTTCGGTCTCCTCCTGATCGAGGCGCTTACGGGCGAGCGGCCGTTCGGCGAGGCCGAGGGCATCGGAACCGTCATGGCACGGCTGGCGTCTCCGCCCGAGATCCCCGAGTCGCTGCATCCGTCCTGGCAGGGCCTCCTGCGCGGCATGACGGCGATCCGCCCCGACGACCGGCCGACCGCGCTCGAGGTGGTGACGGCGGCGTCGCGCCTGGCAGCGATGGAGAACACTATCGCGCGCGAGAAGGCCGACCCCTCGACGGCTCCGGTGGCGACGCCGGTCGCGACGCCGGTCACCGCGCCCACCCAGGTCTTCTCCCCGGCCCTGCCGACGCCGGTCCCACAGGGCGAGCGCGCAGCCCTCCGCCGCGATGCCCGTAGGGCCACCCTCGCTGAGGGAGCCTCTGCGTCGACGGACCCCGAGGCTCCCTTTGCGCCGTGGGAACCGGACGAGCGGGTTCGCCCCTCCCGTCGTGCGCTGATGATCGGGCTCGTCGTGGCGGCGTTCCTCGCCGTCGGGCTTGCTCTCGCGACACTGTGGCTCTCCAACGTCTCGGCCGCGGAACCGGACCCTGCGCCGACACCACTGGTGGTGGAGGAGCAGGATTCGCCGGCACCGTCGGACGAGGCGCCGGCCGAGGAGGCGCCGGCGGTGACGGTCCCCGCCGAGCGGGCCCCTTCGGACGACGCGCCGCCGGCTGACACCGGCACGGGCGGGAGCGAGAACAGCGGCCCTGGCAACAACAACGGCAACGGCAACGGCCCCGGCGGCAACAGCGGCAACAGCGGCAAGGGCAACGGCAACCGCTGA
- the pstA gene encoding phosphate ABC transporter permease PstA — MTVTTAPPQPPQTAAPVRETRRLTSGHLPAWAPWAILVGSLAVSALLFGVLAMGSGEAFSLAGWAVVAGLAYLVLITTASSIVEGRRKGVDRLVTGLVTIAFLIAMVPLVSVAFTVVVNGVAGLSAEFFTSSMRNVVGEGGGALHAIVGTLLITLAAAIISIPIGIFTAIYLIEYGAGNRLARGITFLVDVMTGIPSIVAGLFAYAVFALFFGPGIRMGIMGSIALSVLMIPVVVRSTEEMLRLVPNELREASYALGVPKWRTIAKVVLPTSVAGITTGVMLSISRVIGETAPLLLTAGVATSMNYNLFEGRMMTLPVFVYTQYMNAGIPVEAYHNRAWAAALVLIVIVMLLNLIARIVAKVFSPKLGR; from the coding sequence ATGACCGTGACGACCGCTCCCCCTCAGCCTCCCCAGACGGCGGCTCCGGTGCGCGAGACGCGCCGGCTCACCAGCGGACACCTGCCCGCGTGGGCGCCCTGGGCCATCCTCGTCGGCAGCCTCGCCGTGAGCGCCCTGCTGTTCGGCGTGCTCGCGATGGGCTCGGGCGAAGCCTTCAGCCTCGCCGGCTGGGCCGTCGTGGCGGGGCTGGCGTATCTCGTGCTCATCACGACCGCGTCCTCCATCGTCGAGGGCCGCCGCAAGGGCGTCGACCGCCTCGTGACCGGTCTGGTGACGATCGCGTTCCTGATCGCGATGGTCCCGCTCGTCTCCGTCGCTTTCACCGTCGTCGTCAACGGCGTCGCGGGCTTGTCCGCCGAGTTCTTCACCTCCTCGATGCGCAACGTCGTCGGCGAGGGCGGCGGTGCGCTCCACGCGATCGTCGGCACCCTCCTCATCACGCTTGCCGCCGCGATCATCTCGATCCCGATCGGCATCTTCACCGCGATCTACCTGATCGAGTACGGCGCCGGCAACCGGCTCGCGCGCGGCATCACCTTCCTCGTGGACGTCATGACCGGCATCCCGTCGATCGTCGCGGGTCTGTTCGCCTACGCCGTCTTCGCGCTGTTCTTCGGTCCGGGGATCCGCATGGGCATCATGGGATCGATCGCGCTGTCGGTGCTGATGATCCCGGTCGTCGTGCGCTCCACCGAAGAGATGCTGCGACTCGTGCCGAACGAGCTGCGGGAGGCGTCGTATGCGCTCGGCGTGCCGAAATGGCGCACGATCGCGAAGGTCGTGCTGCCCACATCGGTAGCCGGCATCACCACCGGGGTCATGCTCTCGATCTCGCGCGTGATCGGCGAGACCGCGCCACTGCTGCTGACAGCCGGCGTCGCAACCTCCATGAACTACAACCTCTTCGAGGGCCGCATGATGACGCTCCCCGTCTTCGTCTATACGCAGTACATGAACGCGGGCATCCCGGTCGAGGCTTACCACAACCGCGCTTGGGCGGCGGCCCTCGTCCTCATCGTCATCGTGATGCTCCTCAACCTGATCGCGCGCATCGTCGCGAAGGTCTTCTCGCCGAAGCTCGGCCGCTGA
- a CDS encoding fasciclin domain-containing protein, whose product MSRITRKRLPAGLALAVAATFALSACSMGGSGAEPSTPSMEATEDAMTADPAANLVGPGCAAYAEAVPDGDGSIEGMSGDPVAVAASNNPMLTTLTAAVSGQLNPEVDLVDTLNGDEFTVFAPVDDAFAKLDPATIESLKTDTATLTSILTYHVVPGQVEPADIAGTHTTVQGADLEVTGEGDTWMVNDANVICGGVQTANATVYLIDAVLMPPAQ is encoded by the coding sequence ATGTCACGCATCACCAGGAAGCGGCTCCCGGCCGGGCTGGCTCTCGCCGTGGCCGCAACCTTCGCGCTGTCCGCGTGCTCGATGGGCGGATCGGGCGCCGAGCCCTCGACGCCGTCGATGGAAGCCACCGAGGACGCCATGACCGCCGACCCGGCTGCGAACCTCGTCGGCCCGGGCTGCGCCGCGTACGCCGAGGCCGTGCCCGACGGCGATGGCTCGATCGAGGGAATGTCGGGCGACCCCGTTGCGGTCGCAGCATCCAACAATCCGATGCTGACGACGCTCACCGCAGCCGTCAGCGGTCAGCTCAACCCCGAGGTGGACCTCGTCGACACCCTCAACGGCGACGAGTTCACGGTGTTCGCACCGGTGGACGACGCCTTCGCGAAGCTCGACCCCGCGACGATCGAGTCGCTGAAGACGGATACCGCCACGCTGACGTCGATCCTCACTTACCATGTGGTGCCCGGCCAGGTCGAGCCCGCTGACATCGCGGGCACGCACACCACGGTGCAGGGCGCCGACCTCGAGGTCACCGGTGAAGGCGACACGTGGATGGTCAACGACGCCAACGTCATCTGCGGCGGCGTGCAGACCGCCAACGCCACCGTGTACCTCATCGACGCGGTCCTGATGCCTCCGGCTCAGTGA
- the sigK gene encoding ECF RNA polymerase sigma factor SigK, producing the protein MLVDMVIDGIDVPEDGTEPVDHIGELLQRVAGGDQTAFARVYDMLSPRVFGLILRVLVDRAQSEEVLQEVFLEVWQSAARFAPNRGQGRSWVLTIAHRRAVDRVRSSQASSDRDARAGFRDLDVAHDGVSEQVELRIEGQKVAAALSGLPDAQREALTLAYYGGYSQSEIAALVGAPLGTIKTRMRDGLSRLRAEMGVNA; encoded by the coding sequence ATGCTGGTGGACATGGTGATCGACGGGATCGACGTGCCGGAGGACGGCACCGAGCCCGTCGACCACATCGGAGAGCTGCTGCAGCGTGTGGCCGGCGGCGATCAGACCGCGTTCGCCCGCGTCTACGACATGCTCTCGCCCCGGGTCTTCGGGCTCATCCTCCGCGTGCTCGTCGACCGCGCGCAGAGCGAGGAGGTGCTGCAGGAGGTCTTCCTCGAGGTCTGGCAATCCGCCGCGCGGTTCGCTCCGAACAGAGGTCAGGGAAGATCGTGGGTGCTCACGATCGCGCACCGCCGGGCCGTCGACCGCGTGAGGTCGTCGCAGGCGTCGAGCGATCGGGACGCCCGCGCCGGGTTCCGCGACCTCGACGTCGCCCACGACGGGGTCTCGGAGCAGGTCGAGCTGCGCATCGAGGGACAGAAGGTGGCAGCGGCGCTGTCTGGGCTTCCCGACGCCCAGCGGGAGGCGCTGACCCTCGCGTACTACGGGGGTTACAGTCAGAGCGAGATCGCCGCCCTGGTGGGAGCGCCGCTGGGGACGATCAAGACGAGGATGCGGGACGGCCTTTCGCGCCTGCGGGCCGAGATGGGGGTGAACGCGTGA
- a CDS encoding DNA-directed RNA polymerase subunit beta, with translation MSDSSREFHKPVRRPTELFDRVFPAEDPAEVSRVAHTTAHALLARVRADPDGTVVDRLVTFTDEHGIDDLAELWSRSPAKTLPGALWRLYLVQLMIHDDPRTAALLYERGRAELASADDAVAGAPSPAGPEELVTLVDTILRGLFEGDFAVALDRAAAFCRVQASGATHVADDYEATEPERASAFTTRALRLSDYAADLTACAALWRRDALT, from the coding sequence ATGAGCGACTCGTCCAGGGAGTTCCACAAGCCCGTGCGCCGACCAACCGAGCTCTTCGACCGGGTCTTCCCTGCGGAGGACCCGGCCGAGGTCTCTCGCGTCGCGCACACGACTGCGCACGCCCTGCTCGCCCGCGTGCGGGCCGACCCCGACGGCACCGTCGTGGACCGGCTCGTGACCTTCACCGACGAGCACGGCATCGACGACCTCGCAGAGCTGTGGTCGCGGTCTCCCGCGAAGACGCTTCCGGGCGCCCTGTGGCGGCTGTACCTGGTGCAGCTCATGATCCACGACGACCCGCGCACGGCCGCGCTGCTCTACGAGCGCGGGCGGGCCGAACTCGCCTCCGCCGACGACGCGGTGGCCGGTGCGCCGTCGCCGGCCGGGCCGGAGGAGCTCGTCACGCTGGTCGACACCATCCTGCGGGGGCTCTTCGAGGGCGACTTCGCCGTGGCTCTCGACCGTGCGGCTGCGTTCTGCCGCGTGCAGGCATCCGGTGCGACGCATGTCGCCGACGACTACGAGGCGACCGAGCCCGAGCGTGCGTCGGCGTTCACGACTCGCGCCCTGCGCCTCTCGGACTACGCCGCCGACCTCACGGCGTGCGCGGCGCTCTGGCGCCGCGACGCCCTCACCTGA
- a CDS encoding cytochrome c biogenesis protein CcdA, translating to MELVIIGLLGGLVTGISPCILPVLPVIFLTGGAQSARLDGDGPPVSRGRPFLVIAGLITSFTLVTLLGSLLLGALGLPQDVLRWAGIAVLVLIGIGLLVPRFEQLLEKPFQKLARRTEVQNRGSGYGVGLALGTVFVPCAGPVLAAIIVAGSTGRIDAGTIVLTVSFAIGVAVPLLFFALAGRGLIERIRAFRTRERGLRIAAGVAMLALAVGLVFNVPQLLQRLVPDYTAGIQRDLTDNPGARRALDLGGLVTDENEELDECTNGAPVLESCGTAPRIRGIESWLNVPDGQAIDLADLRGEVVLIDFWAYSCINCQRSIPHVVAWDQAYRDAGLRVIGIHSPEYAFEKDAGNVAAGARDFGIMYPIALDNSLSTWTNYRNRYWPAHYLIDAEGTVRHIAFGEGNYAATEKLIRELLTDARPGTALPDPTDVADDTPEEGTHTRETFLGAAKDVNYGGDGAYRAGEGDYSLPASQRGDSFALEGTWRIETQYATPSVAGGGSIRLRFHAAQVRMVLAGAGEVRVRLDDGEEQIVAVSGTPRSYAVADGTGDGDVHVLDVAVSPGVEVYSFTFG from the coding sequence ATGGAGCTCGTCATCATCGGTCTGCTCGGTGGGCTCGTCACCGGGATCTCGCCGTGCATCCTGCCGGTGCTGCCGGTCATCTTCCTCACCGGCGGCGCGCAGTCCGCCCGCCTCGACGGGGACGGCCCCCCGGTCTCGCGCGGGCGCCCGTTTCTGGTGATCGCGGGACTGATCACGAGTTTCACGCTCGTGACGCTGCTCGGCTCGCTGCTGCTCGGCGCACTGGGCCTGCCCCAGGATGTGCTGCGGTGGGCGGGGATCGCGGTACTCGTGCTCATCGGCATCGGATTGCTCGTGCCGCGCTTCGAGCAGCTGCTCGAGAAGCCGTTCCAGAAGCTGGCGCGGCGCACGGAGGTGCAGAACCGGGGGAGCGGGTACGGCGTCGGGCTCGCACTCGGCACGGTGTTCGTGCCGTGCGCCGGCCCGGTTCTGGCCGCGATCATCGTCGCCGGCTCCACCGGGCGCATCGACGCCGGCACCATCGTGCTCACCGTCTCGTTCGCGATCGGAGTCGCGGTTCCGCTGCTGTTCTTCGCCCTCGCCGGGCGAGGTCTCATCGAGCGCATCCGTGCGTTCCGCACCCGTGAGCGCGGCCTGCGCATCGCCGCCGGCGTCGCCATGCTCGCGCTCGCGGTAGGTCTCGTGTTCAACGTGCCGCAGCTGCTGCAGCGGCTTGTGCCCGACTACACGGCCGGCATCCAGCGCGATCTCACCGACAACCCCGGTGCGCGCCGGGCTCTGGACCTCGGTGGTCTCGTCACCGACGAGAATGAGGAGCTCGATGAGTGCACGAACGGTGCCCCTGTGCTCGAATCCTGCGGAACTGCGCCCCGCATCCGCGGCATCGAGTCGTGGCTCAACGTGCCGGATGGTCAGGCGATCGACCTCGCCGATCTGCGCGGCGAGGTGGTGCTCATCGACTTCTGGGCCTACTCGTGCATCAACTGCCAACGGAGCATTCCGCACGTGGTCGCCTGGGACCAGGCCTACCGCGACGCAGGGCTGCGGGTGATCGGCATCCACTCGCCTGAGTACGCCTTCGAGAAGGATGCCGGCAACGTCGCGGCCGGCGCCCGCGACTTCGGGATCATGTATCCGATCGCGCTCGACAACTCGCTCTCGACGTGGACGAACTACCGCAACCGCTACTGGCCGGCCCACTACCTGATCGACGCCGAGGGCACCGTGCGCCACATCGCCTTCGGCGAGGGCAATTACGCGGCGACCGAGAAGCTCATCCGCGAACTCCTGACGGACGCCCGACCCGGAACCGCGCTCCCCGATCCGACCGATGTCGCCGACGACACTCCGGAGGAGGGAACGCACACGCGCGAGACGTTCCTCGGCGCGGCGAAGGACGTGAACTACGGCGGCGACGGCGCCTATCGAGCGGGCGAAGGCGACTACTCGCTGCCTGCCTCGCAGCGCGGCGACTCGTTCGCGCTCGAGGGCACATGGCGGATCGAGACGCAGTACGCCACGCCCTCGGTTGCCGGCGGTGGCAGCATCCGTCTGCGGTTCCATGCCGCCCAGGTGCGCATGGTGCTGGCGGGTGCGGGCGAGGTGCGCGTGCGCCTCGACGACGGCGAGGAGCAGATCGTGGCCGTCTCCGGCACACCCCGCTCGTACGCAGTCGCGGACGGCACCGGTGACGGAGACGTCCACGTCCTCGACGTCGCGGTCTCGCCGGGCGTGGAAGTGTACTCGTTCACGTTCGGGTGA
- a CDS encoding aminodeoxychorismate lyase, whose protein sequence is MALRFALVIDPAASDDPGPIFSDSFRVIDPSAPALSVGELSTQRGDGIFESIGVVDGHAQETEAHLERLAHSARICDLPAPNLEQWRQAVAIAAQHSPSEGEGVIKLILSRGVEHGPAPTAWVTATAAPDNSTARERGVRVVTLDRGYGIDTPPRAPWLLLGAKTLSYAVNMAAIREAKGRGADDAIFVTSDGFVLEAPTASLILRIGGRFVTPAPNGGILHGTTQLSLFAHLEEHGHETGYEVVPTSALGEADAAWLVSSVRLAAPITAIDGAEVPVDAELTASFNRYLLSPRD, encoded by the coding sequence ATGGCCTTGCGTTTCGCGCTCGTGATCGATCCCGCGGCATCCGATGATCCCGGTCCGATCTTCTCCGACTCGTTCCGCGTGATCGACCCGTCCGCACCGGCGCTGAGCGTCGGCGAGCTGAGCACGCAGCGAGGCGACGGCATCTTCGAATCGATCGGCGTCGTCGACGGGCACGCGCAGGAGACCGAGGCCCACCTCGAGCGACTCGCCCACTCGGCGCGGATCTGCGATCTCCCCGCCCCGAACCTCGAGCAATGGCGCCAGGCCGTCGCGATCGCCGCCCAGCATTCGCCGAGCGAGGGCGAGGGAGTGATCAAGCTCATTCTGAGCCGAGGCGTCGAGCACGGCCCTGCGCCCACCGCATGGGTGACGGCGACGGCTGCCCCGGACAACTCGACCGCACGCGAGCGTGGCGTCCGGGTCGTCACCCTCGACCGCGGCTACGGCATCGACACCCCGCCGCGCGCACCGTGGCTGCTTCTGGGGGCCAAGACCCTGTCGTACGCCGTCAACATGGCCGCGATCCGTGAGGCGAAAGGTCGCGGCGCCGACGACGCGATCTTCGTCACCTCCGATGGCTTCGTGCTCGAGGCCCCGACGGCATCGCTCATCCTCCGCATCGGCGGGCGGTTCGTCACGCCGGCGCCCAACGGCGGCATCCTCCACGGCACGACGCAGCTGAGCCTGTTCGCCCACCTCGAAGAGCACGGGCACGAGACCGGCTACGAGGTCGTCCCGACGAGCGCGCTGGGGGAAGCGGATGCCGCGTGGCTGGTGTCCAGCGTGCGGCTCGCCGCTCCGATCACGGCGATCGACGGCGCCGAGGTTCCTGTGGATGCCGAGCTCACAGCATCCTTCAACCGGTATCTGCTGAGCCCTCGCGACTGA
- the pstC gene encoding phosphate ABC transporter permease subunit PstC, which yields MTTTTAPERGKVTQRPGDRWFSGTALGAGVMILVTLAAVAIFLIVQSIPGLTATSEDASLLSGNFWEYVWPLAFGTVWASFLALLMAVPLAVSVALFISHYAPRRLAQSLGYIVDLLAAVPSVVFGLWGIIVLAPAVQPVYAWLNANMGWFPLFGGTVSSTGRTIFTAAIVLAVMIVPIITAICREIFLQTPVLHEEAALALGATRWEMIRMAVFPFGRSGIVSASMLGLGRALGETMAVAMVLSATGVVTFQLFTSENPSTIPANIALTFPEAYGTNINVLIATGLILFIVTFAVNAIARWIVSRRKEFSGAN from the coding sequence ATGACCACGACGACCGCCCCCGAGAGGGGCAAGGTCACGCAGCGGCCAGGCGACCGCTGGTTCTCGGGAACCGCGCTCGGCGCCGGCGTGATGATCCTCGTCACGCTCGCCGCCGTCGCGATCTTCCTCATCGTCCAGTCGATCCCGGGCCTCACCGCCACCAGCGAAGACGCCAGCCTGCTCAGCGGGAACTTCTGGGAGTACGTCTGGCCGCTCGCTTTCGGCACCGTCTGGGCGTCGTTCCTTGCGCTCCTGATGGCGGTGCCGCTCGCGGTGTCGGTCGCCCTCTTCATCTCGCACTACGCGCCGCGCCGCCTCGCGCAGAGTCTCGGCTACATCGTCGACCTGCTGGCTGCGGTGCCGTCCGTCGTCTTCGGCCTGTGGGGCATCATCGTGCTGGCGCCCGCCGTCCAACCCGTCTACGCGTGGCTCAACGCCAACATGGGCTGGTTCCCCCTCTTCGGCGGCACGGTCTCCAGCACCGGCCGCACCATCTTCACCGCCGCGATCGTGCTGGCGGTGATGATCGTCCCCATCATCACCGCGATCTGCCGCGAGATCTTCCTGCAGACCCCGGTCCTCCACGAGGAGGCCGCTCTCGCACTCGGAGCCACCCGATGGGAGATGATCCGCATGGCGGTCTTCCCCTTCGGTCGTAGCGGCATCGTCTCCGCATCCATGCTGGGGCTCGGCCGTGCGCTCGGCGAGACGATGGCGGTTGCCATGGTGCTGTCCGCCACGGGCGTCGTCACCTTTCAGCTCTTCACGTCGGAGAACCCGAGCACGATTCCCGCGAACATCGCGCTGACGTTCCCCGAGGCGTACGGCACCAACATCAACGTGCTGATCGCGACCGGCCTCATCCTCTTCATCGTCACCTTCGCGGTCAACGCCATCGCCCGATGGATCGTCAGCCGCCGCAAGGAATTCTCGGGAGCGAACTGA
- the pstB gene encoding phosphate ABC transporter ATP-binding protein PstB: MSKSIEVNDLNVYYGDFLAVEGVSLDIEPRSVTAFIGPSGCGKSTFLRTLNRMHEVIPGARVEGEVLLDGDDLYGANVDPVLVRRQVGMVFQRPNPFPTMSIKENVLAGVKLNNKKMSKSDSDALVEKSLKGANLWNEVKDRLDKPGSGLSGGQQQRLCIARAIAVSPEVILMDEPCSALDPISTYAIEELIGELKNDYTVVIVTHNMQQASRVSDKTAFFNIAGTGKPGKLIEYNETKTIFTTPSVQATEDYVSGRFG, encoded by the coding sequence ATGTCCAAGAGCATCGAAGTCAACGACCTCAACGTCTACTACGGCGACTTCCTGGCCGTCGAGGGCGTCTCGCTCGACATCGAGCCGCGAAGCGTCACCGCCTTCATCGGCCCCTCGGGCTGCGGCAAGTCGACGTTCCTGCGCACCCTCAACCGCATGCACGAGGTGATCCCCGGCGCGCGCGTCGAGGGCGAGGTGCTGCTGGACGGCGACGATCTCTACGGCGCCAACGTCGACCCGGTGCTGGTGCGCCGTCAGGTCGGCATGGTCTTCCAGCGCCCCAACCCGTTCCCGACGATGTCGATCAAGGAGAACGTGCTTGCCGGCGTGAAGCTCAACAACAAGAAGATGTCGAAGTCGGACTCCGACGCGCTCGTCGAGAAGTCGCTGAAGGGCGCCAACCTCTGGAATGAGGTCAAGGACCGCCTCGACAAGCCGGGCTCGGGCCTGTCGGGCGGTCAGCAGCAGCGTCTGTGCATCGCCCGCGCCATCGCCGTGTCGCCCGAGGTCATCCTCATGGACGAGCCTTGCTCGGCCCTCGACCCGATCTCGACGTACGCCATCGAGGAGCTGATCGGCGAGCTGAAGAACGACTACACGGTCGTCATCGTCACGCACAACATGCAGCAGGCGTCGCGCGTGAGCGACAAGACGGCGTTCTTCAACATCGCCGGCACCGGCAAGCCGGGCAAGCTGATCGAGTACAACGAGACGAAGACCATCTTCACGACGCCCTCCGTCCAGGCCACCGAGGACTACGTCTCCGGCCGCTTCGGTTGA
- a CDS encoding anti-sigma factor translates to MDEQEFAELAAGAALNALSPADRATFDAARREHPEWEHWIETDAATAAALADTVSDALPPLTLRSTLLSRVATTPQLPAMDAAVAATAEPVDRWTPAPPPPAPEPSGDRPAAEPPPPTAVIQAVSRRRWTRGILTLAASMVLLVALGLGAVQINEYMNRPAEVVALQQIEDAPDAQSATAEVTEGGTATAHWSESIGKVVVVSQGLPQIADDESFELWFVRDGAAVPAGVFEAPDGTTTALLEGAMEPGDVIAVTVEPQGGSPTGEPSSDPIVEIPTA, encoded by the coding sequence ATGGACGAGCAGGAGTTCGCCGAGCTCGCCGCCGGTGCTGCCCTGAACGCGCTCTCGCCCGCCGACCGCGCGACCTTCGACGCGGCCCGCCGGGAGCACCCCGAATGGGAGCACTGGATCGAGACGGATGCCGCCACCGCCGCGGCGCTCGCCGACACCGTCTCCGATGCCCTGCCTCCGCTGACGCTCCGCTCCACACTGCTCTCGCGCGTTGCGACGACCCCGCAGCTGCCGGCGATGGACGCCGCAGTGGCCGCCACCGCCGAGCCTGTCGACCGCTGGACGCCCGCCCCTCCGCCGCCTGCTCCCGAGCCATCCGGTGACCGGCCGGCGGCCGAGCCGCCGCCGCCGACGGCGGTGATCCAGGCGGTGTCCCGGCGCCGGTGGACCCGCGGCATCCTGACGCTCGCCGCCTCGATGGTGCTGCTCGTCGCACTCGGCCTCGGGGCCGTGCAGATCAACGAGTACATGAACCGCCCGGCGGAGGTCGTCGCACTGCAGCAGATCGAGGACGCCCCCGACGCGCAGTCGGCGACGGCCGAGGTCACCGAGGGCGGCACAGCGACGGCGCACTGGTCGGAGTCGATCGGCAAGGTCGTGGTGGTCTCGCAGGGACTGCCGCAGATCGCGGACGACGAGAGCTTCGAGCTCTGGTTCGTGCGCGACGGCGCGGCCGTGCCCGCTGGGGTGTTCGAGGCGCCCGACGGGACGACCACGGCGCTGCTCGAGGGAGCCATGGAGCCCGGCGACGTGATCGCGGTCACGGTCGAGCCCCAGGGCGGCTCGCCCACGGGCGAGCCGTCGTCCGACCCGATCGTGGAGATCCCGACCGCCTGA